The stretch of DNA TATCCCGTTCATGCAGAAGTTAAAAAGCAGGCTTAGTAGTTGCTGACCTATCAAATTTGTAGTCAATGATATCGAGTCACCGGGAGGTTCTATCCCGAAAACCATCTATATTCTATGTGTCAGCGTGCATTTCAGAGATACAAGATGATTTAAAACATTCTAGAATCTAATAATCGGAAATCCAAACTCTTACTTCCATAAGAATAAGCAATTTAATATCATGCCCAATTATTTCGAACTACAAAGCGAGACTACAAGAAGTTCTCGACCCACTGATGACAAGCCAATCAGCTCTTTTTTGGAGGCTCTAGACGTCTCCTCAAACTGCATTCGACAACCCTCCGGCCATTTGCAATACCACTCGACTCCAACAAATCGTCATCCTGGTCGAAGTAGAGGCTCCAGACTCCAGGAGACTCCTCTAATGCCACGAAACCTTCCCATCCCTCCAGTACCATGGCACTCTGATCTGCCGTCCAATCCCAAGGACCGTGAATGTGATTCATGCTGGCTGTCTTATTTCCGTATTTCAGTTCCAAAGTATCGTCGTCGGCATATATCCAGTTCAGTTCCGGTGGATCACGGGAGATTGTGCTGACAAGTGATAGAGGTTTGTTCCCAACTGGGTACTCAAGGTAGAACCCGGAGAAAGGATGACCATCACTGAATATTCGATATTCAGGATCAGCTACGTCGAGATATAACTTCATTCCAAGAAGTGGTAAGTAACTTAAAAATACCATCTCAGGCGGGAACACTCACTTTCCCTTTTCGCAGGACAACGATCTTACCGTGAACCAGCTTTGCAGGAGATAGTCCTGGGGATGAGACGGGCATTGAACATTCTGCCACCAGATTGAACTTGGCGAGCCTGGGATCGGATTTATCTGGTTCGGCCGCCTTTCCGCCACCCCCACCTTGCTGTGAGCTGTTGACTCCTTGTGAAATGCCAACTACTGCTGTAGAAGCGGCTACTGCAGCCAAAGGGATGGACACAGAAGCAGCAGCTACACCGACAATACCAATGACCTCCATGGTTTTGTGATAGTGAATTAAGCAACGTCAAATCGAGAGAATAGGTTCCAACAGTATCCAGCAAACGAAATGCAAATTATGCAGTATGATGGTACTTGATGTCATTGTGATATCATATCCATAGATATCAAGGTACGGTTTATTTTAGAAATTTGCTCGGGTCAGCTTGACCGTGCgagaaaataagaaaaacaacaaatGCACCACGAGGTCCTGCAACTTGCAAGGCTGAGTTGACACGAGGCGACTTGTGGAGTTACATTGTGCGAGTCAATCATGACGACAAGTTATTCAGTTGGTTTGGAGGTTGGTCAATGCAAAAAGAGACGCTTGACATTGAATAACTTAAAAATAATTTGAGCAGTCGAGCTTTGACCTTCGAGAGTTGGGGTTCAATCTACTCGACACTAATTACAATCAATTAAAAGGCTGATCGACGACGGAAAGGAATTATAAATTCATTTATTCCGCATTATAATGGCATTGATTGGCCAGGAACAATCTAGAAGTTTGTGTTCCTGGCACGTGGGCTTTCGTCAGGCGCTTATTTTTTCTCGGTTATTTTGAATGCCTGGACTTGGATCATTGGGGAAGAATCTCCACGAGCCACCAATGACCCACAGAATTTGGCTTGTAGCGTAATCGTGGAGATTATGACATCTTCGTTTGTCGTTGGAATGTGATACAAATACCTGAATAGCTGCGCTCCTAGCTGCCTTTCTTCAAATTTCACTATACCATTAGCCCCGCTTAATTTCTACCACATCCACGACGACTGCTATGTCTGACGAATCACGCTCTCGATCCGCCTCCCCAAACCCCATGGAACAGTGGGAGAACGACGACAACGCACCCCAATCACCACAACCTCAGCAGCAACAAGCTCCAAGCCGCCCAAGTCGCCGCCGCGCTCAGCCACAGCCACAGTCGCAGCAGCAGGTTCAACAGTACCAGCAGCCCCAGCAGCAGGGAGGAGGAGCCAATCAGCTTGCACAGCCCGCCGGTCAAGCAGGCCAGCTCCTCGGAAATACTCTCGGCCAGGTTACGGGCGGCGGCCAGCAATCCGGAAGCGGCGGCAAGGATACCCTCAAGTTGCGACTGGATTTGAATCTCGATGTCGACGTTCAAATCAAGGCCAGAATTCATGGCGACGTAACTTTGTCTCTtctgtgagttttttttctcttgtTCTTCGAATGCTAGTTATCAAACTGCAAACCCGAGGCAGTGACTGAAATGTACAACCGACTTAGTAACTAGAAAGCGGCCATTGGAGCGGCAGAACACGTCACTGGAAGAAGCCATTTCAGTTAACTTAGAGACTCATAATCACCTTCAAGATACTTCATGACCTGGAACGAACATTATTACCGTATTTTACTTGTTTCGAGATTTGAAATACCATTTGGAAACGACTCATAATAATTATGGACATTTTCGTACCTAACGATGACTTCAAATTAAGTGTGTGTGCCATACCCCATGAGCGCTGAGCTTTGAGGCGTGTCAAAGCGAAGTCGATTCCTTTGATAAATCTGAACTACAGTACTATGCTTTCACCATGTTAAAAATGGGATGTACTACCCGGAGTAGATACAGTATGATATCACTTGTGGTAAGATATGGCGTCATCTCCTTCTCTGAAAACAACGGCTCGACGTATGAGTAAGATGTCATGTACGTGGGCGAGGACAGAGCACGGATTGTGTACACAATGCCTCATTAAATAATGCTTGGAGTAACCCATAGGGAAATTAATTCGAATTATGTGTTACAGGCTACAAATGTCCAATAACGAATAGTAAGTAAGTCCATCGGCTCATGCGTAAAGTCGTCAATGGTTACATGCGATGCCAATAGTATTGCTCGTAACATGAACTCTCTACCCGCTAATGTGTACAGAGAAATAATATCAGTGACATCTGGGCTACGTTCGGTCTAGAAACAAAATTTGACTCACAATAGAGAAAGGGTGACGTCTCCATGAATCCTTGCCTTTATTtgaacatcgacatcgagaTTTAAATCGAGCCTGAGCTTTAATGTATCCTTTTGACCTCCTCCTGGCTGAGGCTGGCCACCTCCCATCACCTGCCCAAGTGTATTTCCAAGGAGCTGACCTGCCGGGCCAGCAGCTCCTTCGAGAGGGTGACCACCGCTGGGAATAAGACCTTGTTGCTGTGgtggctgttgctgttgtggTGGAAGCTGCTGAGGGCGGTTctgacgccgacgccgaGAAGGAGGTTGAGATGGTGTCGATGGCAGAGAATCAGCCTGCATTGCAGGTTCTGGAGAGACGGATCGAGAGCGAGATTCGTCGGACATTGTGGCTCAAGTTTCTTGACGAAGTCTTAATATGGAGAAGTAGGGAAGAGATTGAAAATTACATGACTTATGTACACTATTTCTGAGGAATTCTAAGGAGAGAATGATTAATTCGCGAGGAGCAGGCAGAGTGATGTCATCTTTTGTCTGTTCCTGAGTCCTTGATACGTAGTGGAACCGGCGTCTATATTCAGTACTCCAGCAGACTGGTTAACATACCACATGGTCCTATACCTCACAAACTGGAGCTATGAAGTCATATACTATCTTGCGTTTTCGACGGTCAATTCTGGGCGTCTGATGTCATTGGATATATAGCTTCAAGTAGAAAGGCGTTCCAGTCAAACAGATTATTCTTCAATCTTCGAAGTCAGAAGCACTGCACCAACCGCACACATAGCCATGTCCGTCTCTGACCCATTGATTCGCTCTGATTCACTCTCTCTTATCACCGTCATGTGCCATAAAATTTCGGACGCAGCACGATTCTACGTCGGCACTCTCGATTTCAATATCAAATGCGACGAGGAGATCAATGGAGAGCGCTTCGTCGTCGCTACACCACCCAATCTCGTCGAGTTTACCCCACAGGCCTCTCTGAGGTTCAAAGAGGCGAAAACAGAGAGGGATAAACGAGCCGTGGGAAACCAAGCTGGGGACGGTGTATTTCTTCAAGTCGAGACCGATTGCTGGAGGCAGGTCTACGAAAAGATCAAAACGATGGGCACCACAATTTTGGACAAAGAGccgagaaagggaaaggatTATCAAGCGATTACGGTGTTGGACTCGTTGGGAAATAAAGTAGTCATTGTCGAGAAGACGACCACGACTCTAGGGAAGGTTTTCACCAAGGACATTGGACGGTAGATATAGTAGGGTTGTATGACGCAGAGGACTTTCCACATTATTTAGTGTACTACTTTCTCACTATCGCCAGATACTCCTATCGTCTCACGAATTTTGTATCATGAATATTAATTAGGACTCACGCCTGCTTAACGTAGTCCCTGTGACACTTGATGAGCCTCTCTACAACACAAACACCACTGCCTAATGGTGTTGCACTGACTTGCATTGTACCATACATAGCCGTTTTAAGTCATGGTGGAGCCTTAGTAAATCAATTTGTTGCTCACCGTCTTGTTCGCTGAACAGCTTCTGTTACCTTCTGTGTGGTCAAGTTCTACATATCCATTTCAGACACGAGTGTATGCAGAGGAAATTTACAATTCGATTTGCAATGTCTCCTGGGAAACTGGTCTGTGCGTGTCTGGAATCTGACAGGTGACTTGGCAGTGATGCAGTGCATGATACCCTCACGAAATTCTTCTAGAATAACCATGGTCAAACCGAGAACAATGACGCGCTGAAGTAGGACATTCATTGTCTCGAAATTTTAAGCAGATGGACGTGGGGTAACTGAAAATATTGAGGCGATGATGTGATGAAGAGTTTGGGGAGATACTCCATTCATGACAGATATATCGTCATGCCGTACATCCTTGACGATCAGTGTCCAGACTCGCAGTGTCAAGGGCCTGCGCGAACTGAATGGCTCATGATTCCGCCCACAGGCGCGCCTCAAGCGCATGCAAACGGATTCCAATAATGAACGGGTGCGCCACGGTGTGATGTCATGTTAAATGTACTGACTACATATAAAGGGTTGAAAGAGGGTGGGATAAGGGCAGAATATCATACAGCATGTCCGAAATCGCAGAAAACTTGGGAATCAACACTCCGAACCAGTCTGTGCACGGAGAGACTCACGGCGATCAATCGCAGAAGCAATCTCAAACCGACAAGGAGCTTGCTTTGCGCCTTTCTTCGCTCATCGAGGATGCCAACTCTCGAGTCACACCGTTGTGCCGCATGATTCGAAAGGTAACAAACAATTAGTTTCATTGGACCTTGGCATAACTAATGCCATTTGTATAGAACATTGAAAACTTTGAATCGCAAAAGGAAGACGACCGCGACGAGCAGGCGCTGGTCAAGCAGGTTCGCCCACTCCTTGAGCAAGCGGAGAAGATCTTAAACGAGACCAACGGCGCCGTCAGAGGTGCAGACCCCGACAACCGTCTCTCTAACAATGCCAAACGCAACATGCAAGACCACAAAGCTACGCCAGAGGAACAACGCCTTGCTGAAGCTCTCAAAGTGGTATGTTTCGTAGTCTCTCGTTCATCCAATTTTTGATAGCTTACATGGCTTTAAGATGGTTGAAGAAGTCGGAGGAACGATCGAATGGGCTCGAGACAAACTCAACAACTTCCCCAAAGCAAAGAGAGACCTTGGACCTTTGCTAGATGCCTTGGGCCGTAAGCATTCATGATTCTAGTCCATTTAAACGCAAATAACTTGTAGGATGTTATACAGAGCCATTGACTCAGATTGTTGGAGGCGTTGGTCTTCTTTTGGCCGGTGTCCTTAACCTCGTTGGAAATCTTCTCAAGGGTCTTGGCCTCGACGGTTTATTGCGAGGAATTGTCGCTGCCACTGTAAGATTATActatctttcttttccaatAAATCATTGACAGATCGCTAGGGCCTTGACAAAATATACAAGGGACTTGGTCTAGGAAACTGGCTTAGCATGGGAAGCAAAAATTAGTCTGGCTTCCGCTCAACATCCAGTGAACCTCTATTGTACATTATAATTACTATGTACTAGTACGAATTGAAAGGTCGGAAATTAACACAAATAGTCAACGGTATTGGTGCCCCAGTTACAAGTCCTTCATGAATCATTACCGGTACCACTGATACTGAGAAAGTCTTGTATGTACCTTCAAACCTTTTCCCCCATAATAACTGATGCGTATTGAACTGggaaaatttttgaaaaaataaGGAAATTTTTCTTCCCTGCGCCGGGgtcaaatccgcgagaatCCGGACAaacatctttttttttttttgtgttaaTGCCTCAGAGGGGAGGGCTCCTCCTTTGGCCTAATACTGTCTACTCTACCTACTCGACTCCCTGAGTCGGTTGCTCCCTTCCTCGGCCCACATCAGCTTCCTAGAGGGCCCTCACGTCCCTCCACTGGATCCAACCTTTCCCTTGGTTGTTCGATGTGGCGCCTCCGAGAGGCTCTTTGTTGGTAGTCCTATCCCCTTCCCGCTTGTTCCTTTTACCTCTATTCCTTCCGTTGCGTCCTTTGATGGGCGTCAGACAAACATCTAGGAGAGCTTTCTGGGAGCTAATTATACCGCACGACGTGACGCGTGAAGCTTGAAGCCTAGCGCTGTTCGGATGAGATGGACTCGTCCGAATCGTGTGTTGTGCAATTCGCAAGGTTGTCAAGAACACATCTATTGGTAAGATATAGCTAGCATCCTTTACctgcctttctttttgctcaTTGCCATGGCTCGGTCACAAATTACCCGTTGTACAACGCTCCTgttcctctctctcctctgCCTTTTCCCTGTCGCTTTTGCCCAGACTGGTCCTTCCAAGATCGCATGTCCCCAGAATCTTGTTCGGTCGGCTGGCCCTGCTGCAGCACACGTTCTCTCTGCTGAAGAACGCTCTTACATCTCCGGGCGCATGCAGAGCGTCCTCCCAGACGCATGGAGAACGTACCTTGCCTCTGTCCGTGCCGTGCTGCCCCCTGGTACCAAACTTCCCTCGTATGTATCCGAAATCCTCGACCCCAAACAACCTAAACAACCCTTCATTCCCACCCACCCTGCTGATCTGCCTAAGCTTGGAATTGCGCTTTCTGGTGGAGGCTTGAGGGCAGCCTACTTTGCCGCAGGCGTGCTTACTGCAATTGATGGCCGGAATACAACACACCCTACGGGATCTAATGGATTGCTTCAAGCAGCTACATACTTAGCTGGGCTCTCAGGCGGAGGTTGGTTCACCACAGCACTGGTGCAAGCCAGCCTCCCCACCATTCCTGAGCTCGTATTTCCTCCCAACGCGCCTGCGCCAAACACCCACTTTGGTGGGTTCCTTAGCGACCTCGACATTATCACCCCAGGAGCAGACGATGCGCAGAACAATGCATACTTCCAGGCAGTGCTCAGTGAGCTCGCACCAAAGGTTGCCGCGGGCTTGCCGGTAACAATGGCAGACGCGTGGACGCGAATGATTGCAAGGCACTTCGTGAATGGCACGACGGCAGAGACGATTCTAAACCCCGGGTTGCATGGCGATGGGATTACGTTCAGTGGACTACAGAATCTGTGAGTCTGGGGTAATATTTCTTCAATGTTTTCTTGCTCAAATGATGATAGTCCAAGCTTCAACGCACACACCCAACCCTTTCCCATCATCCTCTGGAATGCGATCCCCCCGGCGCTCATTGACAATCCCAACGATCCCCAGCAGCTTGCAGACATCGTGCCCGGGAACACTGTCCCTGTCGGGAGCGAGATTTGGGAGGTTAACATGTGTATGTGTTCTATTCTTTCTCTGTGATGGATCCGCGTTGCAGTTTTGATGCGATCAATGAGGAGGACCTGTCTATTTGATTTATCATGTGTATACTGACACCAGTCTAGTTGAAACGGGCTCCTGGGACCCCACGCTCGCGTCCTTTATTCCTACGCGTCTGCTTGGATCAACCCCAGCCTTCGGGGCAGGCCGAAGCAAGACCGACGCGCAGTGCTTTGTCGGTGTCGACCAGGCAGCATATGTCGCTGGAATTAGCAGTAATGTGTTCAATGGGTTCAATAGTGCGTTTACGCCTTTGTACTGAGGTAGTGCCATCTGACGAATACCTAtgaacagcaacaacaaatcTCCTCCCCTTTACACTAATAGGCACGTTAATCAATGCCATCAATGCAACGTTCCCATCACCTTTAAGCGTGCGTCTAGACTCGGCAGCGCTGCCCAATCCTTTCAAGGGTGTTAATGCTGTACGTGCTTGTTTATTCAATATAGGAGCCAACTCACAAACACCAAAATTAATAGCGCACGTACCCTTCCTCGTCAGAATCCTTCCTCTCCCTCATTGACGGCGGTTCCAATGGGGAAGTGCTGCCTCTGCAACCTCTCATCATGCGCTCACGCGGTGTAGATGTCATCTACGCAGTAGATGCCCCCGCGGACTTGCCAACCTCCTACGCCAATGGCAGCGACATAGTCAACACCGCCGCCCGCGCAAAGCGCTTCTCGTCCGAGCGGCTTTACCCTTTCCCACGCGTACCTGCCTCACCTCAAACATTCGTAGACAGAGGGCTCACTCTTCGCCCGACAATCTTTGGCTGTCTCCCGGAAGACGAACGAATTGGAGCGCCGATTGTTGTATACATCGCAAACGGGGGTGCAAGTGCGGAGAAGCGGGCAAAGGGGGAGCCAGGCGTGACTGGTGTTCCGACGGGGCAGACTGCATACTCGAATGAGTTGGCTCAGGCGTTCATGGACGAATCGTTTGATATTGCAACTCAGGGTCTTGGGCTCAACTCGACGTCTATAACTGCAGGACAGCAGTGGAGCACCTGTTTGGCGTGTGCGGTTGTTGACCGTGCCCGTGCGAGGCGTGGAGACAAGAGGGAAGGTGTCTGTGTAGAGTGCTTTAACAATTATTGTTGGGATGGTCGAGAGTGAGCATTTATATTTCTGCTTAGCTGATTCTGTATTGGTATGTAAAATTTGTGAAACTGCCAATACTGCAACACTGCTAGAGAAAAAAGGCACACGGGCTGGAAGAAAGGTTCATACACGTGTCAATGTAAACTTGAATGTAATTGACCAATGAAAGTGGGGTGAAATTAACAAGGCAAACAAGCGTCCATCTTGGTACTATATTGAGTCAGAAGTGTAATATATGTTATGTTTGATATAATCAAGGTGAAGTGCTGGCATTGTGTCCATGTCAATAAAGGTGAATCAGAAATACGATGGGTATCGAAAGCGTTTCAGTGCGTGTATCGATCATGAACTTTAGATTAGTGACGGGGTATCTAAGTTTTCCatgttttcatttttctttc from Psilocybe cubensis strain MGC-MH-2018 chromosome 7, whole genome shotgun sequence encodes:
- a CDS encoding Lysophospholipase, encoding MARSQITRCTTLLFLSLLCLFPVAFAQTGPSKIACPQNLVRSAGPAAAHVLSAEERSYISGRMQSVLPDAWRTYLASVRAVLPPGTKLPSYVSEILDPKQPKQPFIPTHPADLPKLGIALSGGGLRAAYFAAGVLTAIDGRNTTHPTGSNGLLQAATYLAGLSGGGWFTTALVQASLPTIPELVFPPNAPAPNTHFGGFLSDLDIITPGADDAQNNAYFQAVLSELAPKVAAGLPVTMADAWTRMIARHFVNGTTAETILNPGLHGDGITFSGLQNLPSFNAHTQPFPIILWNAIPPALIDNPNDPQQLADIVPGNTVPVGSEIWEVNMFETGSWDPTLASFIPTRLLGSTPAFGAGRSKTDAQCFVGVDQAAYVAGISSNVFNGFNTTTNLLPFTLIGTLINAINATFPSPLSVRLDSAALPNPFKGVNARTYPSSSESFLSLIDGGSNGEVLPLQPLIMRSRGVDVIYAVDAPADLPTSYANGSDIVNTAARAKRFSSERLYPFPRVPASPQTFVDRGLTLRPTIFGCLPEDERIGAPIVVYIANGGASAEKRAKGEPGVTGVPTGQTAYSNELAQAFMDESFDIATQGLGLNSTSITAGQQWSTCLACAVVDRARARRGDKREGVCVECFNNYCWDGRE